From a single Labrenzia sp. PHM005 genomic region:
- a CDS encoding CDP-alcohol phosphatidyltransferase family protein, whose protein sequence is MPTIYQLKSRFQDLLRPLCQKLATAGVTANQVTMSALGLSLLEGAALWLFPGAFLPLILLPVVLFIRMGLNAIDGMLAREHDQKSDLGAILNELGDVISDAALYLPFAALPFISGELVVGLVTLAIIGEMTGVIGVQIGASRRYDGPFGKSDRAVLFGLCGVLAAFGLTSEVFFAILMGLGLVLSAVTIWNRAKNALGELENK, encoded by the coding sequence ATGCCTACGATTTACCAGCTCAAATCCCGCTTTCAGGATCTTCTACGCCCGTTGTGCCAGAAACTGGCGACGGCTGGAGTGACGGCAAATCAAGTCACCATGTCAGCACTCGGACTGTCCCTTTTAGAGGGCGCCGCGCTCTGGCTCTTTCCCGGGGCGTTTCTGCCTCTGATCCTGCTGCCAGTTGTGCTGTTCATCCGGATGGGGCTCAATGCCATCGACGGCATGCTGGCCCGCGAACACGATCAGAAATCTGATCTCGGCGCGATCTTGAACGAGCTTGGTGACGTCATTTCCGATGCCGCCCTTTACCTGCCCTTTGCCGCCCTGCCGTTCATATCTGGCGAGCTGGTTGTCGGACTTGTCACGCTCGCCATCATCGGCGAGATGACCGGCGTCATCGGCGTACAGATTGGCGCCAGCCGACGCTATGACGGCCCCTTTGGCAAGAGTGACCGCGCTGTCCTCTTTGGCCTGTGCGGTGTCCTGGCGGCATTCGGTCTGACTTCTGAGGTTTTCTTCGCAATCTTGATGGGCCTTGGCCTCGTCCTGTCCGCCGTTACCATCTGGAACCGCGCCAAAAACGCCCTGGGCGAATTGGAGAATAAATGA
- a CDS encoding DUF6384 family protein has protein sequence MAAQPDTPLDDLMMAMDVVDTLRHEEGQVARELKADERDAAMVERLRKVYAAQGIEVPDHILKAGVEDLKRDRFVYAPPAAGFQRTLAMIYISRSTWSKWLAGLAAVLVVAITAWYMLVALPQQRAETALAARLEALPQTYADLVDRIDTLTENTEIEAEAQRLADDGKIALTDGKNEAAFKAENGLRDLAGKLAEVFEVQIISREGVPTGITRIPDANQDAENHYIVVEAIDPDGNILERDIVSEENGKTVRVDKWGQRVSDTIYNAVRRDKVDDGIVQKGMLGQKLRGELDITWRSGVQEGAITEW, from the coding sequence ATGGCTGCACAGCCCGACACGCCGCTCGATGATCTGATGATGGCGATGGATGTGGTGGATACACTCCGCCATGAGGAAGGCCAAGTTGCCCGCGAACTCAAAGCCGACGAGCGCGATGCTGCTATGGTGGAGCGGCTGCGCAAGGTCTATGCCGCACAAGGCATCGAGGTTCCGGACCACATCTTGAAGGCCGGTGTCGAAGACCTGAAACGCGACCGCTTTGTCTATGCACCGCCAGCTGCCGGGTTCCAGCGTACGCTGGCGATGATCTATATCTCCCGATCGACCTGGTCCAAATGGCTCGCGGGCCTTGCAGCCGTTCTGGTGGTTGCCATAACGGCTTGGTACATGCTCGTCGCCTTGCCACAGCAGCGCGCGGAAACTGCTTTAGCCGCCCGTCTGGAAGCGTTGCCACAAACCTATGCGGATCTGGTGGACCGCATTGATACCTTGACGGAAAACACTGAGATTGAGGCGGAAGCCCAGCGCCTGGCAGATGATGGCAAGATCGCCCTGACGGATGGCAAGAACGAAGCTGCTTTCAAAGCCGAAAACGGATTGCGTGACCTAGCCGGAAAACTGGCGGAAGTGTTCGAAGTACAGATCATTTCCCGGGAAGGCGTTCCAACAGGGATCACCCGCATCCCCGATGCCAATCAGGATGCGGAAAACCATTACATTGTCGTTGAAGCCATTGATCCGGACGGGAATATTCTGGAGCGCGACATTGTTTCGGAAGAAAACGGCAAAACCGTTCGTGTCGACAAATGGGGCCAGCGCGTTTCGGACACCATCTATAATGCAGTGCGGCGCGACAAGGTCGACGACGGGATCGTCCAGAAAGGCATGTTGGGCCAAAAACTGCGTGGTGAATTGGATATCACCTGGCGCAGCGGCGTCCAGGAAGGAGCGATCACGGAATGGTAA
- a CDS encoding DUF4105 domain-containing protein — MMFKKYKMLKHAAFGGLVFAGGIWTVTAFRFHLAEEILAAGATLTGLLSIGILALRARSKRAAWLALVICGLAVAGWYQTITPQENLNWAADVSRGVKAHVDGDLVELTDVRDFRWQTPDLAARRWTDETYDVSKLTSVDVITSVWDSPDFAHLLVSFGFEDRENIVFSVEIRREAGEAFNEVGGFFRQFELVLIAATEQDIVKLRTDVRKETVSMFSVNLTLEQKRDLFLSYVALAQDLAAKPAFYNTLTANCTTVVFQLANNLWPKMPLDWRLVLSGHVPDYLQRLGVLVGIQSMEERWQSALLPDTSELLMAGQTFSEFIRTGK, encoded by the coding sequence AAAATGCTCAAACATGCCGCGTTTGGCGGGCTTGTGTTTGCGGGCGGAATTTGGACAGTGACCGCCTTCCGGTTTCATCTCGCCGAAGAGATCTTGGCTGCCGGGGCTACCCTTACCGGTCTTCTATCGATCGGTATCCTTGCACTGCGGGCACGCTCAAAACGCGCGGCTTGGCTTGCCCTTGTCATCTGTGGTCTTGCTGTTGCTGGTTGGTATCAGACGATCACACCGCAGGAAAACTTAAACTGGGCGGCAGATGTCTCGCGAGGGGTAAAGGCTCACGTGGATGGTGACCTTGTAGAGCTGACGGATGTCCGGGATTTCCGCTGGCAAACTCCGGATCTTGCAGCGCGGCGTTGGACCGATGAAACCTATGATGTTTCCAAGCTGACCAGCGTTGATGTCATCACATCGGTTTGGGACAGCCCGGACTTTGCTCACCTTCTAGTCAGTTTCGGGTTTGAAGACCGCGAGAACATCGTGTTTTCAGTTGAAATCCGCCGGGAGGCCGGTGAGGCGTTTAACGAAGTTGGTGGTTTTTTCCGGCAGTTTGAATTGGTGCTCATTGCCGCAACCGAGCAAGACATTGTCAAGTTGCGAACCGATGTCCGCAAAGAAACCGTCAGCATGTTCTCTGTGAACCTGACATTGGAACAGAAGCGGGACTTGTTTTTGTCCTACGTGGCGCTCGCACAGGATCTGGCTGCCAAGCCAGCCTTCTACAATACGCTGACAGCCAACTGCACCACCGTTGTCTTTCAATTGGCCAACAATTTGTGGCCGAAGATGCCATTGGATTGGCGGCTGGTGCTGTCCGGACATGTGCCGGACTATCTGCAGCGCCTGGGGGTCTTGGTTGGCATTCAGTCGATGGAGGAACGCTGGCAATCGGCCTTGCTACCCGACACATCCGAGCTTTTGATGGCCGGACAGACCTTTTCGGAGTTCATCCGAACCGGCAAGTGA
- a CDS encoding SDR family oxidoreductase, whose product MNSLAGKKVAITGAGRSTGRALAAALADRGAELHVSARDLSAAENTCRFIQDITGQTITPYGCNIADPESIRAFAAAVGKKSASIDILINNAATWLSGSFEAAHDEDLLATVNSTVSGTILVTKHFLPLLENSDTPDILTLISQSGLALQGDAAPNAAYHAAKSAQTAFMNRLRQTQPRMRVMSVFPPNFESDLEFKAPDWFKEVAPGRGATMTARHVVEAILFVLQQDRICTIDSLVLGNSGPR is encoded by the coding sequence ATGAACAGTCTTGCGGGCAAGAAAGTCGCAATTACCGGTGCAGGACGGTCAACGGGCCGTGCCTTGGCCGCTGCCTTGGCAGACAGGGGGGCCGAGCTTCATGTGTCGGCCAGAGATTTGTCTGCCGCTGAAAACACCTGCCGGTTCATTCAAGACATCACCGGACAGACCATAACACCTTACGGCTGCAATATTGCAGACCCTGAGAGCATCCGGGCTTTTGCTGCAGCGGTCGGTAAAAAATCCGCATCAATCGACATCCTGATCAACAATGCAGCGACTTGGTTATCCGGTTCATTTGAGGCGGCGCACGATGAAGATCTGCTTGCAACTGTCAATTCCACTGTCTCTGGAACAATTCTTGTCACCAAGCATTTTCTGCCGTTGCTGGAGAACTCTGACACTCCAGATATTCTGACGCTGATCTCCCAATCCGGATTGGCACTACAAGGCGATGCCGCACCGAATGCGGCGTATCATGCAGCAAAGAGCGCCCAAACCGCCTTTATGAACCGGCTTCGGCAAACTCAGCCCCGCATGCGGGTGATGTCCGTATTTCCACCCAACTTCGAAAGCGATCTGGAGTTCAAAGCCCCAGACTGGTTCAAAGAGGTTGCGCCAGGAAGAGGTGCAACAATGACTGCGCGACATGTGGTCGAGGCGATCCTGTTTGTCCTTCAACAGGACCGCATTTGTACGATTGACTCACTTGTTCTGGGTAATTCAGGTCCTCGCTAA
- a CDS encoding TSUP family transporter, producing MAEFTSDILLLLFAAAFVAGFIDSIAGGGGLIAIPALLMAGLPPLETLGTAKLQALFGSGSATLAYSRRGLVDYKIILPMAGMSAAGAVFGALVATVLPTDVLQTALPVILILIAIYFALKPNAGAVESVPRLTSFAFGATIVPIIGFYDGIFGPGTGSFFMLAFVALMGAGLLKATAHTKVLNFASNLAGFLVFMVSGAVFWKIGLLMGLGQFLGAQAGSKLAMKNGATVIRPLLVCACIAMAVKLLLDPTHPVRIMLAF from the coding sequence TTGGCAGAATTTACTTCTGATATTTTGCTGCTGTTGTTCGCAGCTGCCTTTGTCGCCGGGTTCATTGATTCCATTGCAGGCGGTGGCGGACTGATTGCCATTCCTGCCTTGCTGATGGCTGGGCTACCGCCACTGGAAACTCTTGGAACTGCCAAACTGCAGGCGTTGTTCGGGTCCGGGTCCGCCACCCTTGCCTATTCACGCCGCGGTCTGGTCGACTATAAGATCATTCTGCCCATGGCAGGCATGTCTGCTGCGGGGGCCGTCTTCGGCGCACTGGTGGCAACCGTCTTGCCAACCGATGTTCTGCAAACGGCCCTTCCGGTCATCCTCATCCTGATTGCCATCTATTTCGCGCTGAAACCCAATGCCGGTGCGGTCGAAAGTGTCCCGAGACTGACCAGCTTTGCTTTCGGCGCAACGATCGTTCCAATCATTGGTTTTTACGACGGCATTTTTGGTCCTGGCACCGGATCTTTCTTCATGCTCGCCTTTGTCGCGCTCATGGGTGCAGGTCTTTTGAAAGCCACTGCCCACACCAAGGTTTTGAACTTTGCATCAAACCTGGCCGGTTTTCTGGTCTTCATGGTAAGTGGTGCCGTGTTCTGGAAAATCGGTCTTCTGATGGGGCTCGGCCAATTTCTCGGGGCACAAGCAGGTTCAAAGCTCGCCATGAAAAACGGAGCGACGGTCATTCGGCCGCTGCTTGTTTGCGCCTGCATTGCCATGGCCGTCAAACTGCTGCTCGATCCAACCCATCCTGTGCGCATCATGCTGGCGTTCTGA
- a CDS encoding phosphatidate cytidylyltransferase has product MTLHAIHWALIGIWGLLAAASLIVYVLSKRSDKDLTELVQRTQSWWVMVAIFTLAFLVSNTISIVVFGLISFLALKEYFSMIPTRRADRRVLFWAYLSIPVQYFWVYDSYYGMFAVFIPVYMFLFLPFASLLSQQTDGFLKSVGTLNWGLMLCVFSISHAAFLLILPATEGSSAGGAGLLLFLVFLTQFNDVAQYTWGKMFGRRKIIPGVSPNKTWEGFLGGVGTTFVLAIVTAPLVTPFSIYHAAAAGLLIPVAGFIGDVTVSALKRDLGVKDTGSLIPGHGGILDRIDSLTFTAPLFFHFTRYFYY; this is encoded by the coding sequence ATGACCCTGCACGCCATCCATTGGGCCTTGATCGGCATCTGGGGCCTTCTCGCCGCGGCCAGCCTGATCGTCTACGTCCTCTCCAAACGTTCGGATAAGGATCTGACAGAACTGGTTCAGCGCACCCAGAGCTGGTGGGTGATGGTGGCTATCTTCACCCTTGCATTCCTGGTCTCAAATACAATCTCAATTGTTGTCTTTGGGCTCATCAGTTTCCTGGCGCTAAAAGAGTATTTTTCCATGATCCCGACCCGGCGGGCCGACCGGCGGGTGCTGTTCTGGGCCTATTTGTCGATCCCCGTTCAGTATTTCTGGGTCTATGACAGCTACTACGGCATGTTTGCCGTGTTCATCCCCGTTTACATGTTTTTGTTCCTGCCCTTCGCCAGCCTGCTCTCCCAGCAGACTGACGGCTTTTTGAAGTCTGTCGGCACGCTGAACTGGGGGCTAATGCTCTGCGTGTTTTCGATCTCCCACGCAGCCTTCCTTTTGATCCTGCCAGCAACCGAAGGCAGTTCGGCAGGCGGGGCCGGATTGCTGCTGTTCCTGGTGTTTCTGACCCAGTTCAACGATGTTGCCCAATACACCTGGGGCAAGATGTTCGGTCGCCGGAAAATCATTCCCGGCGTCAGCCCAAATAAAACCTGGGAAGGTTTTTTGGGCGGTGTCGGCACCACTTTTGTTCTGGCGATCGTCACCGCTCCGCTGGTCACCCCCTTCAGCATTTATCACGCCGCCGCCGCCGGTCTTTTGATCCCCGTGGCCGGATTTATCGGTGACGTTACTGTTTCGGCGCTGAAGCGGGATCTTGGCGTGAAAGACACCGGCAGCCTCATTCCGGGCCACGGCGGCATTCTCGACCGGATCGACAGTCTGACTTTTACAGCCCCGTTGTTCTTCCACTTTACCCGCTATTTTTATTATTAG
- a CDS encoding TetR/AcrR family transcriptional regulator, translating into MQDEKPRRSQAERRAETKSALLKAARELIVEKGYAETGTPEIVKQANVTRGALYHHFEDKTDLMRALVHQEAEAVAADIDADTNTSQTPLEAFMAGAQAYFSALSVPGRAKILLLEGPTVLGLQEMTEVDRITGGATLLEGLRHSARNGFVQNIPLEPLADLLSAAFDRAALEIANGADRSSYETATKALLAGVLKTD; encoded by the coding sequence ATGCAAGATGAAAAACCCCGCCGCTCTCAAGCCGAACGCCGGGCGGAAACCAAAAGCGCGCTTCTAAAGGCCGCCCGGGAACTCATTGTTGAAAAAGGATATGCGGAAACCGGCACGCCGGAGATCGTCAAACAAGCGAATGTGACTCGCGGGGCGCTTTATCATCATTTTGAAGACAAAACCGACCTGATGCGGGCCTTGGTGCACCAGGAAGCCGAAGCGGTCGCCGCAGACATCGATGCGGACACAAACACCAGTCAAACGCCGCTTGAGGCTTTTATGGCCGGCGCGCAAGCCTATTTTTCTGCCCTATCTGTACCGGGCCGAGCCAAGATCCTTCTCTTAGAAGGTCCAACAGTGCTTGGACTTCAAGAAATGACGGAAGTTGACCGGATTACCGGAGGCGCGACACTTCTGGAAGGTTTAAGGCACAGCGCCCGAAATGGCTTTGTGCAAAACATCCCCTTGGAACCATTGGCGGATCTGCTCTCGGCCGCCTTCGACCGGGCCGCCCTCGAAATCGCCAATGGCGCTGACCGCTCCAGCTACGAAACGGCAACCAAGGCGCTTTTGGCCGGCGTTTTAAAGACGGATTAA
- a CDS encoding lysophospholipid acyltransferase family protein → MLQKAFYIFIKIAVLFLLGLNVRRKELLPSDGPAIIVANHNSHLDTMVLMALMPLSKLKDIKPVAAADYFFSSPWKAWLSEHVLGIIPVERKGADRTADPLEGCYQALDNNQVLILFPEGSRGTPEEMTDLKKGISYLAERVPTAPVVPIFTHGLGKALPKGSFLLVPFFCDIFVGEPITWAGDRTEFMNGLQERFNQLSSEKTFAPWE, encoded by the coding sequence ATGTTGCAGAAGGCTTTTTACATCTTCATCAAAATCGCGGTCTTGTTCCTGCTTGGGTTGAACGTCCGGCGCAAGGAACTGCTGCCCTCGGACGGCCCGGCGATCATCGTTGCCAATCACAACAGCCATCTCGACACCATGGTGTTGATGGCCCTGATGCCACTGTCTAAACTGAAAGACATCAAGCCGGTCGCCGCAGCCGACTATTTCTTTTCATCGCCCTGGAAAGCTTGGCTGTCGGAACATGTGCTCGGCATTATTCCCGTGGAGCGCAAAGGCGCCGACCGCACGGCCGATCCGCTGGAGGGCTGTTACCAGGCGCTCGACAACAATCAGGTGCTGATCCTGTTTCCCGAAGGCTCCCGCGGCACACCAGAGGAAATGACGGATCTTAAAAAAGGGATTTCCTACCTCGCCGAACGGGTGCCCACCGCCCCTGTTGTGCCAATCTTCACGCACGGCCTCGGCAAGGCTCTGCCTAAGGGTTCGTTTCTTCTGGTGCCGTTTTTCTGCGATATTTTCGTCGGAGAGCCAATCACTTGGGCGGGAGACCGGACCGAGTTCATGAACGGGCTGCAAGAGAGGTTTAACCAGCTCTCCTCGGAAAAAACCTTTGCGCCTTGGGAATAA
- a CDS encoding PfkB family carbohydrate kinase: protein MILPSPRPVLCIGAIHSDTLAHAAENYRPETSTPARLTHKPGGVATNIARSLNRLATPTALLGAIGRDDAGDALTKRLAQEGLQVLTCKRPGFVTGQYIAFHNPDGSLAAASVDDTVLSTAPADLFDTLLETLDPALINGLWFVDANLPAGLLEAVVSRAPKDSLMANAVSNAKASRLKPVLSKLSCLMLNRGEALALTGAAPDTSNEDLIIQLQKLGAQRIVLTNGKADVLAFEGGRITSHPTLATKIVDVTGAGDALTAGIIASLSRGIALVDAVPFGLKAAALTLQSPGALFENISWTALTQSSGAEA, encoded by the coding sequence GTGATCCTTCCCTCTCCCCGACCTGTATTGTGCATCGGTGCGATCCATTCCGATACGTTGGCACACGCTGCTGAAAACTACCGGCCGGAAACCTCCACTCCGGCCAGGTTGACTCATAAGCCTGGCGGCGTTGCCACCAATATAGCCCGGTCCTTGAACCGGCTTGCAACACCCACGGCTCTCTTAGGCGCGATTGGTCGAGATGATGCCGGAGACGCTCTCACCAAACGTTTGGCACAAGAAGGCCTCCAAGTTCTCACCTGCAAACGTCCGGGTTTTGTGACGGGTCAATATATTGCCTTTCACAATCCGGATGGATCGCTTGCTGCGGCCAGTGTTGACGACACGGTCTTGAGTACCGCTCCGGCTGATCTGTTTGATACGCTTTTGGAGACGCTAGATCCGGCGTTGATCAACGGCCTTTGGTTTGTGGATGCCAATCTGCCTGCTGGCCTTTTGGAAGCCGTGGTGTCCCGTGCCCCCAAAGACAGCCTGATGGCAAATGCGGTTTCAAATGCCAAGGCATCGCGTCTCAAACCGGTTTTATCAAAGTTGTCGTGCCTGATGCTCAACCGCGGAGAAGCCCTTGCTCTGACCGGAGCAGCGCCGGACACATCCAATGAGGACTTGATCATCCAGCTTCAAAAGCTTGGGGCTCAACGGATCGTGCTGACCAACGGCAAAGCAGATGTATTGGCCTTTGAGGGCGGACGGATCACATCGCACCCAACGCTTGCGACGAAAATCGTCGATGTCACCGGCGCAGGTGATGCTCTGACAGCCGGTATAATCGCCTCTCTCAGCCGCGGCATTGCTTTGGTTGACGCTGTTCCCTTCGGATTGAAGGCGGCGGCCCTAACATTGCAAAGCCCTGGCGCACTTTTCGAAAACATAAGCTGGACTGCCTTGACCCAATCCTCAGGTGCTGAAGCTTAA
- a CDS encoding cupin domain-containing protein, translating into MKFPEFIKSFPALDIPFPDDVVTTHAIRSDRGMVVFFEFLKDMILPPHSHLAQWGTVLDGEIEFTIGGETRKMGPGAIYDIPAGVEHGAVIKAGTKAIDVFEEPDRYPFKPE; encoded by the coding sequence ATGAAGTTTCCTGAGTTCATCAAATCCTTTCCGGCGTTGGATATTCCATTTCCCGATGATGTTGTGACGACCCATGCGATCCGGTCGGATCGAGGCATGGTTGTTTTTTTCGAGTTTCTGAAAGACATGATCCTGCCGCCGCACTCGCATCTGGCGCAGTGGGGCACGGTTCTGGACGGAGAAATCGAGTTCACCATTGGCGGCGAAACCCGCAAGATGGGGCCAGGCGCTATTTATGACATTCCGGCCGGCGTTGAGCATGGCGCGGTCATCAAGGCCGGCACAAAGGCGATCGATGTGTTTGAAGAGCCGGATAGGTATCCGTTCAAGCCAGAGTGA
- a CDS encoding pseudouridine-5'-phosphate glycosidase has product MTSNAPKAALKDLIVCNDEVREALAANRPLVALESTIITHGMPFPKNVETARQVEADIRENGAVPATIAIMDGKIHVGLSDADLDRLAQAEDVMKCSRADLTFALATGRFGATTVAATMMAAHAAGIKVFATGGIGGVHKGAEDSFDVSADLDELGRTPVCVVSAGAKALLDIPKTLEVLETKGVPVIAYATDELPAFWSRKSGLPAPYRLNTPAEFGALLKMRENFADHGGVLVANPVPEADEIPRGEMAGYIDAAITTASDQNVTGKDVTPFVLGNILELTSGRSLDTNIALVRNNARLAARIAAELV; this is encoded by the coding sequence GTGACATCTAACGCCCCTAAAGCCGCCCTAAAGGACTTGATTGTCTGCAACGATGAAGTTCGTGAGGCGCTTGCCGCCAACCGCCCGCTCGTTGCGCTTGAATCAACCATCATTACCCATGGCATGCCGTTTCCGAAAAACGTCGAAACGGCCCGCCAGGTCGAGGCCGACATCCGGGAAAACGGTGCGGTGCCTGCGACTATCGCGATCATGGATGGCAAAATTCATGTCGGGCTGTCAGATGCAGACCTCGACCGGCTCGCACAGGCTGAAGATGTCATGAAATGCTCCCGTGCGGATCTGACCTTTGCTTTGGCGACCGGCCGTTTCGGGGCCACTACGGTGGCAGCCACCATGATGGCCGCGCATGCTGCGGGCATAAAAGTTTTTGCAACCGGCGGCATTGGCGGCGTCCATAAGGGGGCTGAAGACAGTTTTGACGTGTCGGCAGACCTTGATGAGTTGGGGCGCACGCCGGTTTGTGTTGTTTCTGCCGGCGCCAAAGCACTGCTCGACATTCCCAAAACGCTCGAAGTTTTGGAAACAAAAGGCGTGCCGGTCATTGCCTATGCCACCGATGAATTGCCTGCATTCTGGTCCCGAAAGAGCGGTTTGCCGGCGCCTTACCGCTTGAACACACCGGCTGAATTTGGGGCGCTTTTGAAAATGCGCGAGAACTTTGCCGATCATGGTGGCGTTCTGGTCGCCAATCCGGTGCCGGAAGCAGATGAAATTCCACGCGGAGAAATGGCAGGCTATATCGACGCAGCCATCACAACAGCATCAGATCAGAATGTCACCGGCAAGGACGTCACGCCGTTTGTTCTCGGCAACATTTTGGAGCTCACGTCCGGCCGAAGCCTCGATACCAACATTGCCCTGGTACGTAACAATGCCCGTCTTGCTGCAAGAATTGCGGCAGAGCTGGTATAG
- a CDS encoding VOC family protein: MKCSQYYPVLMTQDVAKSAQFYQQHFKFKAVFEADWYVHLQSVEDETVNLAILDQDHETIPEVRRGQGTGAMLLNFEVEDVDKVYGEAEKAGLPILLALKDEPFGQRHFITEDPNGVMIDVIKPIPPSPEFLKQFAPEAVPA, from the coding sequence ATGAAATGTTCTCAATATTATCCCGTCCTTATGACCCAGGACGTCGCCAAGTCTGCCCAGTTCTATCAGCAGCACTTTAAGTTTAAGGCTGTCTTTGAAGCCGATTGGTATGTGCATCTGCAGTCGGTCGAAGACGAGACAGTGAATCTTGCCATTCTCGATCAGGATCATGAAACCATTCCAGAAGTCCGCCGCGGGCAGGGGACGGGTGCCATGCTGCTCAACTTTGAAGTTGAGGATGTCGATAAAGTCTATGGCGAAGCTGAGAAGGCTGGCCTGCCCATTCTTTTGGCCCTGAAAGACGAGCCCTTTGGTCAGAGGCATTTCATTACCGAAGACCCAAATGGAGTGATGATCGATGTGATCAAACCGATCCCGCCGAGCCCGGAGTTCTTGAAGCAATTTGCTCCGGAGGCAGTGCCTGCTTGA
- a CDS encoding cell surface protein, translated as MTDAAEPAAPGTTPAPAGSFSPLQYLDRALSTLRDIGITPETEKDAPINALLEQISDLSPDKVLIISRTLGQASNFNEVVRNQVQQMDIGERYEEITDAFNSIRDDAKTLVDQLADGKISFTENLSNKWRDMRRGTISDRFTDIRGTYKEVARATKDQIEREQTILEAYRDFRGALKQAEVTALELLNVATSKLDAAKAALEGASAEVESYAGDDAAQKARLELARDERLREMQDEEKRYQIAKDLSDNLTVGYNTSEVIMARLVQTTNAKERVYAQSVSFFSTNESVLTALNASFTGLQGLHESTETLNAMKDGINKSLETLAEIGDAVQKEALKAGYGPTVAAASVKKLVDSVVNFQVQSREIISEMRDMSTKNSEEIRNAVEDGKRRLAKLTAEGQGL; from the coding sequence ATGACAGATGCGGCAGAACCAGCAGCCCCGGGAACAACGCCTGCTCCGGCCGGCAGCTTTTCACCGCTTCAATACCTGGACCGCGCATTATCCACCTTGCGGGATATCGGTATCACGCCTGAAACGGAAAAAGATGCTCCGATCAACGCGCTTCTGGAACAGATTTCTGACCTGTCGCCGGACAAGGTTCTGATTATCTCCCGCACGCTCGGCCAAGCCTCCAATTTCAATGAAGTTGTCCGCAACCAGGTCCAGCAAATGGACATTGGCGAACGGTATGAGGAAATCACCGACGCGTTCAATTCCATCCGAGATGACGCCAAAACCCTGGTCGATCAGCTGGCGGACGGCAAGATTTCTTTCACCGAGAACCTTTCCAACAAATGGCGTGACATGCGCCGCGGGACGATCTCCGACCGGTTCACTGATATTCGCGGCACCTACAAGGAAGTCGCCAGAGCCACAAAAGACCAGATCGAGCGGGAACAGACGATCCTGGAAGCCTATCGCGATTTTCGTGGGGCGTTGAAGCAGGCTGAAGTCACAGCGCTTGAGTTGCTGAACGTCGCCACCTCCAAACTGGATGCAGCTAAGGCTGCGCTGGAAGGTGCATCCGCGGAAGTGGAAAGTTATGCCGGTGACGACGCAGCGCAGAAGGCGCGGCTGGAGCTTGCCCGTGACGAACGCTTGCGGGAAATGCAGGACGAAGAAAAGCGCTATCAGATTGCCAAGGATCTCTCTGACAATCTGACGGTCGGTTACAACACCTCTGAAGTGATCATGGCCCGTTTGGTTCAGACAACCAATGCCAAGGAACGGGTTTACGCTCAATCGGTGAGTTTCTTCTCCACCAACGAGTCGGTGCTGACGGCGCTCAACGCGTCCTTCACAGGTCTGCAGGGCCTTCACGAATCCACCGAAACGCTGAATGCGATGAAGGATGGCATCAACAAGAGCCTGGAGACCCTCGCCGAGATTGGAGATGCTGTTCAAAAAGAAGCCCTAAAAGCCGGTTACGGCCCGACAGTGGCAGCAGCATCAGTGAAGAAACTGGTTGATTCCGTTGTGAACTTCCAGGTCCAGTCCCGTGAAATCATTTCCGAAATGCGGGATATGTCGACGAAAAACTCTGAAGAAATCCGCAACGCGGTTGAAGATGGCAAACGCCGCCTCGCCAAGTTGACGGCCGAGGGGCAAGGCCTCTAA